In Methylomonas sp. MK1, the following are encoded in one genomic region:
- the mlaE gene encoding lipid asymmetry maintenance ABC transporter permease subunit MlaE, whose protein sequence is MFQFLQNLGKTTRSSFAKLGRASFFLSHTLTGISDVVLRPNLLIKQVYSVGVLSFLIITISGLFVGMVLGLQGFNILSDFGAEESLGVMVAASLVRELGPVVSALLFAGRAGSALTAEIGLMKATEQLSGMEMMAVDPIKRIISPRFLAGFLSMPLLAALFSAIGIMGGHLVGVGMLGVDDGAFWAQMQASIDFQEDIINGILKSVVFGFVVSWIALFEGYDAIPTSEGVSRATTRTVVNSAFSVLALDFILTALMFGDI, encoded by the coding sequence ATGTTTCAATTTCTGCAAAATCTAGGAAAAACCACGCGTAGCAGCTTTGCCAAGCTCGGTCGCGCCTCGTTTTTTCTGAGCCACACCTTGACCGGCATCAGTGATGTAGTGCTGCGCCCCAACTTGCTGATAAAGCAGGTGTATTCGGTTGGCGTTTTGTCATTTCTGATTATCACCATCTCCGGCCTGTTCGTCGGCATGGTTTTAGGTTTGCAAGGCTTTAACATTCTGTCCGACTTCGGCGCCGAGGAATCGCTGGGCGTGATGGTCGCCGCCTCTTTGGTACGCGAACTGGGACCTGTGGTATCGGCTCTATTGTTTGCCGGCCGGGCCGGCTCGGCCTTGACCGCCGAAATCGGCTTGATGAAGGCCACCGAACAATTATCCGGCATGGAAATGATGGCTGTCGATCCGATCAAGCGCATTATTTCGCCGCGCTTCCTGGCCGGCTTTCTGTCCATGCCTTTATTGGCGGCCTTGTTTAGCGCCATCGGCATCATGGGTGGCCATCTGGTCGGCGTGGGCATGCTTGGCGTTGACGACGGCGCATTTTGGGCACAAATGCAGGCCAGCATCGATTTTCAAGAAGACATCATCAACGGCATCCTGAAAAGCGTGGTGTTCGGTTTCGTGGTGTCCTGGATAGCCTTATTCGAAGGTTACGACGCGATTCCGACTTCTGAGGGCGTCAGCCGCGCCACCACTCGCACTGTCGTTAACTCCGCGTTTTCGGTTCTAGCACTCGATTTCATTTTAACCGCACTCATGTTTGGAGACATTTAA
- the kdsC gene encoding 3-deoxy-manno-octulosonate-8-phosphatase KdsC yields the protein MFDLNSQLLSIVKQLKLLILDVDGVLTDGRLFFDDNGKEYKCFHARDGHGIKLLRQTGVEVAVISGRKSNSVALRMQSLGVELVYQGHENKRAAFAEILQRLVLTPEQVAYIGDDILDLPVMRQVGFAVAVQDANFVLKNYAHWQTHTAGGLGAVREVCDLIMQVQGSFDGVLQTYL from the coding sequence ATGTTCGATTTAAATTCCCAATTACTGAGTATTGTTAAGCAGCTAAAGCTGTTGATTTTGGATGTGGATGGCGTGCTGACCGACGGTCGTTTGTTTTTCGACGATAACGGCAAAGAATACAAATGTTTTCACGCCCGCGACGGGCACGGCATTAAATTGTTGCGTCAGACCGGTGTGGAAGTGGCGGTGATTTCCGGCCGCAAATCCAATTCGGTCGCGCTGCGTATGCAGAGTCTTGGGGTCGAGCTCGTCTACCAAGGTCACGAGAACAAGCGCGCGGCATTCGCGGAAATTTTGCAGCGTCTGGTCCTAACGCCGGAACAAGTGGCGTATATCGGCGATGATATTCTGGATTTGCCGGTTATGCGGCAAGTGGGCTTTGCGGTGGCGGTGCAAGATGCTAATTTCGTGCTAAAAAATTATGCTCATTGGCAAACCCATACTGCCGGCGGTTTAGGCGCGGTTCGGGAAGTATGCGATTTAATCATGCAAGTCCAAGGTAGCTTTGACGGCGTGCTGCAAACCTATTTATGA
- a CDS encoding STAS domain-containing protein has product MSKLTLTEQSPGHFTVEGSLTFASIDKQTLQSFKFLKGMDSMCIDLAKVQTTDSAGLALMIEWIRLSRMGRVKLSFKNIPAQLLALAKLSGLDETEYFAIHTH; this is encoded by the coding sequence ATGTCCAAGCTGACATTAACCGAACAGTCTCCCGGCCACTTTACCGTGGAAGGCAGCCTGACTTTTGCCAGCATCGACAAACAAACTTTGCAATCCTTTAAGTTTTTGAAAGGCATGGATAGCATGTGCATCGATCTGGCCAAGGTACAGACCACCGATAGTGCCGGTTTGGCCTTGATGATCGAATGGATCAGGCTCAGCCGGATGGGCCGGGTCAAGCTGTCTTTCAAGAACATCCCGGCTCAGCTGCTGGCATTAGCCAAACTCAGCGGCCTGGACGAAACCGAATATTTTGCAATCCACACGCATTAA
- the mlaD gene encoding outer membrane lipid asymmetry maintenance protein MlaD, with amino-acid sequence MQHSKTQDTLVGFFVASGIAALFYMALQVSNLGSYTGDDSYTVIAHFQNSGGLKVKSPVSVAGVRIGRVSAIRLDKDSHESVVEMRIESQYNNLPSDSGVSIYTAGLLGEQYVSLDPGSSDEFLKDKSTIDITSSAIVLEEMIGKFMLNKAEGK; translated from the coding sequence ATGCAGCATTCCAAGACCCAGGACACTCTGGTCGGTTTTTTTGTCGCCAGCGGCATTGCCGCCTTGTTTTACATGGCGCTGCAAGTCAGCAATCTCGGCAGCTACACCGGCGACGACAGCTATACCGTCATCGCCCACTTTCAAAATAGCGGCGGCCTGAAAGTCAAATCCCCGGTGTCGGTAGCCGGCGTGCGCATCGGCCGCGTCTCAGCAATCCGATTGGACAAGGACAGCCACGAATCCGTCGTGGAAATGCGCATCGAATCACAATACAACAACCTACCCAGCGATTCCGGCGTCAGTATTTATACCGCCGGCTTGCTAGGTGAACAGTACGTTAGCCTGGACCCGGGTTCGTCGGATGAATTTTTGAAGGATAAAAGCACCATTGACATCACCAGCTCCGCGATTGTGTTGGAAGAAATGATAGGCAAATTCATGCTGAACAAAGCGGAAGGCAAATAA
- a CDS encoding ABC transporter ATP-binding protein produces MANSASPEDNIVSISNLSFSRGPRKIFDAVSLEIQRGKVTAIMGPSGTGKTTLLKLIGGQLTPDRGQIHVDGQNVHRLKTRELYELRKRMGMLFQSGALLTDMSVYDNVAFPMREHTHLPDSMIRTLVLMKLHAVGLRGARHLMPNELSGGMARRVALARAIALDPLMIMYDEPFTGQDPISKGALVHLIKSLNTTLGLTSIIVSHDVQETAAIADYIYVLSGGKIIGQGTPQELQQSDSEWVQQFMHGDADGPVHFHYPAPDYLDDLLASK; encoded by the coding sequence ATGGCCAATAGCGCAAGTCCTGAAGACAATATCGTTTCGATTAGTAACTTGAGCTTTTCCAGAGGCCCCAGAAAAATTTTCGACGCCGTCAGCCTGGAAATTCAGCGCGGCAAAGTCACGGCTATCATGGGCCCCAGCGGCACCGGCAAGACCACGCTATTGAAATTGATCGGTGGTCAGTTGACCCCGGATCGCGGTCAAATACATGTGGACGGGCAAAATGTTCACCGCCTGAAAACTCGCGAACTATACGAATTGCGCAAACGCATGGGCATGCTATTCCAAAGCGGCGCCCTGCTCACGGACATGAGCGTCTACGACAACGTGGCGTTCCCCATGCGCGAACACACCCATTTACCGGACTCGATGATCCGCACTTTAGTGTTGATGAAGCTGCACGCGGTGGGACTGCGCGGCGCGCGGCATTTGATGCCCAACGAGTTGTCGGGCGGTATGGCTCGCCGAGTTGCGCTGGCTCGAGCCATCGCCCTCGACCCATTGATGATCATGTACGACGAACCGTTTACCGGTCAGGACCCAATTTCCAAGGGCGCACTGGTGCACTTGATCAAGTCGCTGAACACCACTCTAGGCCTGACTAGCATCATTGTTTCGCATGACGTGCAGGAAACCGCCGCCATCGCCGATTACATTTATGTATTGTCTGGAGGCAAAATCATTGGTCAGGGTACCCCACAAGAGTTACAGCAGTCCGATTCGGAGTGGGTGCAACAGTTTATGCACGGCGACGCTGACGGCCCTGTACACTTCCACTATCCTGCGCCTGATTACCTGGACGACCTGCTGGCCAGCAAATAA
- the lptC gene encoding LPS export ABC transporter periplasmic protein LptC codes for MTVLKNLQIFIYVGLAALLSWWLVQLNEERDAEMKIAENSPDFFSLGYFKKEMNIDGVPKSELAAEKMQHFKADGSTHLEKPVMTLYNPNQMPWLIKADSGVMAADGDNLQLNGSAYINREASKTNSALTINTSDLRVKLASHYAETQAWAEIISPPNKTAGVGMEATFVSPIHLKLLSKVKGRYEIK; via the coding sequence ATGACCGTACTGAAAAATCTACAGATTTTTATTTATGTCGGCTTGGCCGCATTGTTGTCATGGTGGCTGGTGCAGTTGAATGAGGAACGTGACGCGGAAATGAAAATTGCCGAGAATAGCCCGGATTTTTTTAGTTTGGGTTATTTCAAGAAAGAGATGAATATTGACGGCGTGCCGAAAAGCGAATTGGCCGCGGAAAAAATGCAGCACTTTAAAGCCGACGGCAGTACGCATCTGGAAAAGCCGGTGATGACTTTGTATAACCCCAACCAGATGCCTTGGCTGATCAAGGCCGACAGCGGCGTGATGGCGGCGGACGGCGATAATTTACAACTCAACGGTAGTGCTTATATCAATCGGGAAGCCTCGAAAACCAATTCGGCGCTGACCATCAATACATCGGATTTGCGGGTGAAACTCGCCAGCCATTATGCGGAGACACAGGCGTGGGCGGAGATCATCAGCCCGCCCAACAAAACGGCGGGAGTAGGAATGGAAGCGACTTTTGTTAGTCCGATTCACCTGAAATTGTTGTCCAAAGTGAAAGGTCGCTATGAAATTAAGTAA
- a CDS encoding KpsF/GutQ family sugar-phosphate isomerase, producing MGCDQDIQALALAVIQTEMQAVAGLAARIDEQFVSACRLLLACKGRVVVTGMGKSGHIAGKIAATLASTGTPAFFVHPGEASHGDLGMITRQDVVLALSNSGETEEILTILPIIKRLGVPLIALTGNPESALARFASVHINVAVEQEACPLGLAPTASTTAALVMGDALAVSLLETKGFTRDDFALSHPGGSLGKRLLLQVNDIMHRGTEVPVVTDSVLVSDALLEMTGKKLGMTAVVDGEGRVAGIFTDGDLRRMLEKNLDVHATCIAEVMTGPCKVIDVDMLAAEAMQIMESKKINALLVVDSQQKLLGALNMHDLLRAGIV from the coding sequence GTGGGTTGTGATCAAGACATACAGGCGTTGGCGTTGGCGGTGATTCAGACCGAAATGCAGGCGGTTGCCGGCTTGGCTGCACGCATCGATGAGCAATTTGTTAGCGCCTGCCGTTTGCTGCTGGCCTGTAAAGGCCGGGTGGTGGTCACTGGTATGGGCAAATCCGGGCATATTGCCGGTAAAATTGCCGCCACGCTTGCCAGTACCGGCACCCCGGCTTTTTTTGTGCATCCGGGAGAAGCCAGTCACGGCGATCTGGGCATGATTACCCGGCAGGACGTGGTGCTGGCTTTGTCCAATTCCGGCGAGACCGAAGAAATCCTGACGATATTGCCTATTATTAAGCGACTAGGCGTGCCGCTGATCGCGTTGACCGGCAATCCGGAATCGGCTTTGGCCCGGTTTGCCAGCGTACACATTAACGTTGCTGTCGAACAAGAGGCTTGTCCGTTGGGTTTGGCGCCGACCGCCAGCACCACCGCAGCATTGGTGATGGGCGATGCGTTGGCCGTGTCGCTATTGGAAACCAAGGGCTTTACCCGTGACGATTTTGCTTTATCGCATCCAGGCGGTAGCTTGGGTAAGCGCTTGTTGTTACAGGTTAACGACATCATGCACCGCGGTACTGAAGTGCCGGTGGTTACTGATAGCGTTTTAGTGAGCGATGCCTTGCTGGAAATGACCGGCAAGAAGCTGGGCATGACCGCAGTGGTCGATGGCGAAGGCCGGGTCGCCGGGATATTTACCGACGGTGACTTGCGACGCATGCTGGAAAAAAATCTGGATGTGCATGCGACATGCATCGCCGAAGTGATGACCGGTCCTTGTAAAGTGATCGATGTGGATATGTTGGCGGCGGAAGCCATGCAAATCATGGAAAGTAAAAAAATCAATGCCCTGCTGGTCGTCGACAGCCAACAGAAATTGTTGGGCGCGTTGAATATGCACGATTTGCTGCGGGCCGGCATAGTCTGA